A single region of the Chryseobacterium culicis genome encodes:
- a CDS encoding four helix bundle protein encodes MFLNLNHYKLDVYQSARELRIECYKILSKIPDNEKFNIIDQIRRASTSVVLNITEGCSRKSELERKRYFEIARGSVIELDSCFDIVIDCNYIERQGLTKIENLIKTTFILLSKMLKRD; translated from the coding sequence ATGTTTTTAAATCTAAACCATTATAAGCTTGATGTTTATCAGTCAGCCAGAGAATTAAGAATAGAATGTTATAAAATTTTATCAAAAATTCCGGATAATGAAAAGTTTAATATAATCGACCAGATAAGGAGAGCTTCTACTTCTGTAGTATTAAATATTACTGAAGGATGTTCAAGAAAATCTGAACTGGAAAGGAAAAGGTATTTTGAAATTGCCAGAGGATCGGTTATTGAGTTGGATTCTTGTTTTGATATTGTTATAGATTGTAATTATATTGAAAGACAAGGATTGACAAAAATTGAAAATTTAATAAAAACAACATTTATTTTATTGAGTAAAATGTTGAAAAGAGATTAG
- a CDS encoding ABC transporter ATP-binding protein produces the protein MLVIQDLNKSYDTGKSKLHVLKGINLNISEGEFVSIMGSSGSGKSTLLNIIGILDEKDSGTYELDGVPIEHLSEVKAAEYRSRFLGFIFQSFNLINYKTALENVALPLYYQNVPRKERNQKAMEYLEKVGLAQWANHLPSELSGGQKQRVAIARALITDPKVVLADEPTGALDSKTTHDIMKLLQDINNEGKTIIVVTHEPDVAAQTKRNVVLKDGIIESDEFIKQIVL, from the coding sequence ATGTTAGTAATTCAGGATTTAAATAAGTCATACGATACAGGGAAAAGCAAACTTCATGTCCTTAAAGGAATTAATCTGAATATTTCTGAAGGAGAGTTTGTTTCTATTATGGGGAGTTCCGGTTCCGGAAAATCTACACTTCTTAATATTATTGGTATTCTGGATGAAAAAGATTCAGGAACCTATGAATTGGATGGAGTTCCTATCGAACATTTATCTGAAGTAAAAGCTGCGGAATACAGAAGTAGGTTTTTAGGATTTATTTTTCAGTCTTTTAACCTTATCAATTATAAAACGGCTTTGGAAAATGTAGCCCTTCCTCTGTACTATCAGAATGTACCGAGAAAAGAGCGAAACCAGAAAGCGATGGAATACCTGGAGAAAGTAGGATTGGCACAATGGGCCAATCACCTTCCAAGTGAACTTTCCGGAGGACAGAAACAGAGGGTAGCTATTGCAAGAGCTTTAATTACCGATCCAAAAGTGGTGCTGGCAGATGAACCGACGGGAGCACTGGACTCCAAAACCACTCATGATATTATGAAGCTTCTTCAGGATATCAATAATGAAGGAAAAACTATTATCGTGGTAACCCACGAACCGGATGTTGCTGCACAAACCAAAAGAAATGTAGTACTGAAAGACGGGATTATTGAAAGTGATGAGTTTATTAAGCAGATTGTATTATAA
- a CDS encoding ribonucleotide-diphosphate reductase subunit beta, producing MGIFDKRVSYKPFEYPEVLQFVEAINKSFWVHSEVDFTADVQDFHSQLEPHEKHAVKNALLAIAQIEVSVKTFWGNLYNHLPKPEFNGLGSTFAECEFRHSEAYSRLLEVLGYNDEFLNVIEIPAVKGRIEFLGNALKHANSATPKEYVSALLLFSILVENVSLFSQFAIILSFTRFKGFMKNVSNIIAWTSVDEQIHANAGIYLINKIREEQPDLLTDSDIEDIYTLVDESIAREGDILSWIFELGEIDNVSKEDLLNFMKYRVDDSLKKINMKTRYNITPEQYRPMVWFEEEVFANSLDDFFAKRPVDYTKHDKSITANDLF from the coding sequence ATGGGAATTTTTGATAAAAGAGTAAGCTATAAGCCATTTGAATACCCGGAGGTTCTTCAGTTTGTAGAAGCCATCAACAAATCGTTCTGGGTGCATTCGGAAGTGGACTTTACTGCAGATGTTCAGGATTTTCATTCGCAGTTGGAACCACATGAAAAGCATGCTGTGAAAAATGCGCTGTTAGCCATTGCACAGATCGAGGTGTCTGTAAAGACATTCTGGGGGAATTTATACAACCACCTACCAAAGCCGGAATTCAATGGATTAGGATCTACTTTTGCAGAGTGCGAGTTTCGCCATTCTGAAGCATATTCCCGTTTATTAGAGGTACTAGGATATAACGACGAGTTTCTTAACGTAATCGAAATTCCTGCTGTAAAAGGAAGAATCGAGTTCTTAGGAAATGCGTTAAAGCATGCTAATTCTGCGACTCCGAAAGAGTATGTTTCTGCTTTATTGTTATTCAGTATTTTAGTGGAAAATGTGTCTCTTTTCTCGCAGTTTGCGATTATCCTTTCTTTCACAAGATTCAAAGGATTCATGAAAAATGTTTCCAATATCATCGCATGGACTTCAGTAGATGAGCAAATTCACGCGAATGCAGGAATCTACCTGATCAACAAAATCCGTGAGGAACAACCTGACTTATTAACAGACAGCGATATTGAAGATATCTACACCTTAGTAGACGAGTCTATCGCAAGAGAAGGGGATATCCTTAGCTGGATCTTTGAATTGGGAGAAATCGACAACGTTTCTAAAGAAGATCTTCTTAACTTCATGAAATACCGTGTAGATGACAGCTTGAAGAAAATCAATATGAAAACAAGATACAACATCACCCCTGAACAATACAGACCAATGGTATGGTTCGAGGAAGAAGTTTTTGCCAATTCATTAGATGATTTCTTTGCAAAAAGACCTGTAGACTATACGAAGCACGATAAGAGTATTACTGCAAACGATTTGTTTTAA
- a CDS encoding ribonucleoside-diphosphate reductase subunit alpha, which translates to MEEQNSNIWWLNEESEQMLNRGYLLKGETVDGAIDRITTAAAKRLYKPELQPAFKEMITKGWISFSSPVWANMGTERGLPISCFNAHIPDSIEGITHKMGEVIMQTKIGGGTSGYFGELRNRGTAVTDNGKSSGAVSFMKLFDTAMDVVSQGGVRRGAFAAYLDIDHGDIEEFLSIKDIGSPIQNLFTGVCVPDYWMQDMIDGDMEKRKVWARVLESRQQKGLPYIFFTDNVNRNKPQVYKDLGMTVNASNLCSEIMLPSTMEESFICCLSSMNLELYDEWKDTDAVKLAVYFLDAVLSEFIDKTEGNYYLQGARNFAMRHRALGLGVLGYHSYLQKNMIPFESFEATQFNARAFRHIKEQAEQASRELANIYGEPDVLKGYGLRNTTTMAIAPTTSSSAILGQTSPGIEPFSSNYYKAGLAKGNFMRKNKYLAKLLKEKGLDNEETWRTIMLNHGSVQHLNELTPEEKAVFKTFKEISPMEIISQAAQRQQYIDQAQSLNLQIPSTMPVKDVNYLYIEAWKKGVKTLYYQRSSSVSKEMMVNFVSCSSCEA; encoded by the coding sequence ATGGAAGAGCAAAATTCAAATATATGGTGGCTCAATGAAGAGTCTGAGCAGATGCTGAACAGAGGATATCTGTTGAAAGGTGAAACGGTAGACGGAGCTATCGACAGAATTACCACTGCCGCTGCAAAAAGGTTATACAAACCTGAACTTCAACCTGCATTCAAAGAAATGATCACAAAAGGATGGATCAGTTTCTCTTCTCCTGTATGGGCGAATATGGGAACAGAAAGAGGTCTTCCTATCTCATGTTTCAACGCTCACATTCCGGACAGCATTGAAGGTATTACTCACAAAATGGGTGAAGTAATCATGCAGACTAAAATCGGAGGAGGTACTTCAGGGTATTTCGGAGAATTGAGAAACAGAGGAACCGCTGTAACGGATAACGGAAAATCTTCAGGAGCAGTTTCATTCATGAAGCTTTTCGATACGGCAATGGATGTTGTTTCTCAAGGAGGCGTAAGAAGAGGTGCTTTTGCTGCTTACTTAGATATTGACCACGGAGATATTGAAGAATTTTTATCCATTAAAGATATCGGTAGCCCGATTCAGAACCTGTTTACCGGAGTATGTGTACCCGATTACTGGATGCAGGATATGATTGACGGTGATATGGAGAAACGTAAAGTTTGGGCAAGAGTATTGGAAAGCCGTCAGCAAAAAGGTCTTCCTTATATTTTCTTCACAGACAACGTAAACAGAAATAAACCTCAGGTGTATAAAGATTTGGGAATGACGGTGAACGCAAGTAACCTTTGTTCTGAGATCATGCTTCCATCCACAATGGAAGAATCTTTCATCTGCTGTCTATCTTCCATGAACCTTGAATTGTACGATGAGTGGAAAGATACAGATGCTGTAAAATTAGCAGTATACTTCCTGGATGCTGTATTATCTGAGTTTATTGACAAAACTGAAGGTAATTATTATCTGCAGGGAGCAAGAAACTTCGCCATGCGTCACAGAGCTCTTGGATTAGGAGTTTTAGGATACCATTCTTATTTACAGAAAAATATGATTCCGTTTGAAAGCTTCGAAGCAACTCAGTTCAATGCAAGAGCATTCAGACATATTAAAGAACAGGCTGAGCAAGCTTCAAGAGAACTTGCCAACATCTATGGAGAACCGGACGTATTGAAAGGATATGGATTAAGAAATACCACCACAATGGCTATCGCTCCTACCACTTCAAGTTCTGCAATCCTGGGACAAACTTCCCCTGGAATTGAGCCTTTCTCTTCAAACTATTATAAAGCAGGTCTTGCTAAAGGAAACTTTATGCGTAAGAACAAATACCTGGCAAAACTTTTGAAAGAAAAAGGACTGGATAATGAAGAAACGTGGAGAACCATCATGTTGAACCACGGATCGGTACAACACCTGAATGAGCTTACTCCTGAAGAAAAAGCAGTATTCAAAACATTCAAAGAAATTTCTCCGATGGAGATTATTTCTCAGGCAGCACAGAGACAGCAATACATTGACCAGGCACAATCACTGAATCTTCAGATTCCTTCTACAATGCCTGTAAAAGATGTAAACTATCTTTATATTGAAGCTTGGAAAAAAGGAGTAAAAACGCTTTACTACCAAAGAAGTTCATCCGTTTCAAAAGAAATGATGGTTAACTTCGTTTCATGTTCAAGCTGTGAGGCATAG
- a CDS encoding DUF72 domain-containing protein, with the protein MKFGQVEDPSKIDFTLPKDHPRTKEILALNKKSLENISIGCAKWNKTDLKGFYPKGTKDELTYYATQFNSIELNATFYGMPTPDQVTTWKEKTPPDFKFFPKITNTVSHFRRLIDVTDPVTQFASSVINFDEKLGMAFLQLHDNFKPKDYDRLEKFVKEWPKEVPLAIELRNTEWFTDEEILNTTCELFEAHNITNIIVDTAGRRDMLHMRLTTPNAFIRYVGANAESDYERLDDWLKHLTKWKKEGLQNLYFFVHQNIEKASPLLSAYFIKKVNEEWKTDIHIPQMATESTGTLF; encoded by the coding sequence ATGAAATTCGGACAAGTAGAAGACCCTTCAAAAATAGATTTCACATTACCTAAAGACCATCCCAGAACTAAAGAAATACTGGCACTCAATAAAAAAAGTCTGGAAAACATTTCTATCGGATGTGCAAAATGGAACAAAACAGACCTTAAAGGGTTTTATCCTAAAGGAACTAAAGACGAACTGACCTATTATGCCACTCAGTTTAATTCTATCGAACTGAATGCTACGTTCTACGGAATGCCAACCCCTGACCAGGTAACAACATGGAAAGAAAAAACTCCGCCAGACTTTAAATTTTTCCCAAAGATCACCAATACGGTTTCCCATTTCAGAAGACTGATTGATGTAACAGATCCGGTGACACAATTCGCATCTTCGGTTATTAATTTTGATGAAAAACTGGGAATGGCTTTCCTGCAGCTTCATGATAATTTTAAACCTAAGGATTATGACAGACTGGAAAAATTTGTAAAGGAATGGCCTAAAGAAGTTCCTTTAGCAATCGAACTCCGAAATACGGAATGGTTTACTGATGAGGAAATCCTGAATACAACCTGTGAGCTCTTTGAAGCCCATAACATCACCAATATCATTGTAGATACTGCCGGAAGAAGAGATATGCTTCATATGCGTCTTACAACCCCCAACGCATTTATCCGCTATGTAGGAGCCAATGCAGAAAGCGACTACGAAAGACTGGATGACTGGTTGAAACATCTCACCAAATGGAAGAAAGAAGGACTTCAGAATCTTTACTTTTTCGTACATCAGAATATTGAAAAAGCCTCTCCATTATTATCTGCTTATTTCATCAAAAAAGTGAATGAAGAATGGAAAACTGATATTCATATTCCACAAATGGCGACAGAGAGTACAGGAACGCTTTTTTAA